The stretch of DNA CAGGATGAGCATGGGATGGGGCTGTTGCTGAGCTCTGGTGTGATGCTCTGTACCAAGGAAACCCTATTCCCTGTACACCATGGGGCTCACCCCTGTTTGGGATAGGGGACACTGGATCAGTctccctgggctcagcccaggctgGTGGATTTGCCATGAGTTCTACGCTGGCTTGGGAACAGGAAAATTGAGTTGTTGTGCAAGAAGTGGGAGGGGAGTCAGCGGCTGAGGGATCTGCATCCTCTGCCCTTTcacacctgcagctccagcattTCCTTACCTCCTGGTAGCTCCAGGAGcacctggggcagctccaggtaCCCTAGTATTGCAGGGATGCAGCTGGCATCCCGAGTGGGAGCTCGGGgtgttcctgctctgctctgctccccaaaGCCTGCAGTGCCCCTGGCCCTGGCACCTTCAGGCTGGGACACATTTGCCATCAGACATTGTGGCATCCCAGCTGGCTTAGCTGGCCTGCCATTGTGTGTGCTGTGACTGTAATGGATGGTTTTATCCACATGTTCAGGTCCCCGAGGGCTTCACGGCTGTGATGAGTGCCACgagctgggagaagcagaaggATAACACCTTTGTATTCAAGATGTCCCAGCCAATCCCCTCCTACCTGATCGCTCTGGTTGTTGGGGACATTGTGTCTGCTGATGTTGGCCCAAGGTAAGGGGCTCAGGAGGgctccagagctgtgggagctgcactGTGAAGCTCCTGTGGAGCCAccttctgcctctccctgctccatgGGGCTCTGGAGAGCAGAGACACTGGCCATGAACATCAGTCCCTGTCTGTGTCACCACATTGTGGGGTCATGGGATGAGGGTCCTTCTCAAACTGGAGTGTGAGAAGGAGCCTTGATGCTGTGTCCTCTCACCTTCAGGAGGGTCCCTGGCTCTGCTTATGTCACCTTGCACATGAATAAGGGCAGTGGGTCCCCATGCATGGGGGATCCCACATTTCCTCACAGGCTGGTGCTTTCTTGAGATCTTGGCTGCCACTGCAGCCATATAAAAGCCCTTTGATATTCAGACAAGGAAAGAAATCACAGCAATTTGCACTATTGGCCTCTTTAGATGCCTTTATcagcaggattttatttttctttggaataAACCTGTGCAATTTCTGTCTGATGAAGCAACAAGGTGGAAGTTAATGGTTAAACTTCCTCTTCTCTGCACTTGGCCAGGAGCCGTGtctgggctgagccctgcctgaTCGAGGCTGCCAAGAAGGAGTACGACGGAGTGATTGAGGAGTTCCTGGTGGTTGGAGAGAAACTCTTTGGACCTTATGTTTGGGGCAGGTATGGCTGGAAGGTTCCTGAAGGACCTGGTTCCTCAGGAACAGGGAGAGGAACCCTTCAGGGGAGTGGGGTCTGAGCCCAGCCTTCCCTGACAGGTACGACATCCTGTTCATGCCGCCCTCCTTCCCCTTTGGTGGCATGGAGAACCCCTGCCTCACCTTCGTCACGCCGTGCCTGCTGGCCGGGGACCGCTCCTTGGTGGATGTCATCATCCACGAGATCTCCCACAGCTGGTTTGGCAACTTGGTCACCAACGCCACGTGGGGCGAGTTCTGGCTGAACGAGGGCTTCACCATGTACGCCCAGAGGCGCATCTCCACCGAGGTCTACGGTGCGTGGCCGTGCCTGGCTGTGGGGTGCTGAGCCCTGTGTGGGTCTGGGGTCTGTTCCACGGCTCAGCGCATCCCTCCGGGTGCCAGTGGGGATGGAGCCTGCGCTGCATCTCGGAAGAGGTGatgggcagcagctgcaaggcccTGTGGGGTTCTGTAAACTGGaaaagagtaggtttagattagatattgtGAGtttggtgaggccctggcacaggtggctCAGAGAAGCtttggctgccccatccctggaagtgtccaaggccaggttggaaggggcttggagccacctggtctagtggaaggtgtccctgcccatggcagagggtggaacaagatgatctttaatgtcccttccagcccgAACCAGTCTGTGATTTCTGGTAGCCTTTGCTCTGAGATGGACAGTTCCCTGCAACTCCTGCCAGGAATGTGGGCACTGTGTCCTTGCCtcaccttcctcatcctcctgcagctcccatgTGGAACTGATACCAGCTGTCCTGAGCTCCCCACTGGACACACAGTCCTGTCCAGAAGCTCGTGTTCTCCCAGCACAATTTGCTCTATCCACATGAATTTAAAGTGGCTCGAAAAATCTCTcactgcctggggctgggttgcCCCACATGGCTCCTTGCAGCTCTGCCATCCCAGCTCCACACGTATGGgtttcctgctctcccagctcgTGCACTGATGCTGTTCCTCTCCCGTCGCAGCGCCCGCTGTGCCCGCAGTGCGCAGGGGTCTGGCCGGGCTCCCCGAATGCCTCCGCTTGTCTCTGCCCAGGTTTGCCCTACACCTGCCTGGAGGCTGCCACGGGAAGGGCCCTCCTGCGCCAGCACATGGATGCCACGGGGGAGGAGCATCCCCTCAACAAGCTGCGGGTGGTGATCGAGCCAGGTctgtggggtgtccctgggctctggggcagtgggacagtgacagctgggctgggggggccGGGCTGTTCCGTGGCTGCCAGTAACACCAGCACGGGTGATGGGACCTGGGAGAGACGATGGCTGCAGGAGGGGTGGGATAGGCTGCACCCAGCACAGATGGGGGAATCTTGGTGCATGTGAGGGCTGTGTTGTTTTGCAGGTGGGCAGAAGATACCTgatggttttgcctttttctagGTGTCAATCCAGATGACACATACAATGAAACACCCTATGAGAAGGGGTACTGCTTCGTTAGCTACTTGGCGCATCTTGTGGGCAACCAGAGCAAGTTTGATGCCTTCCTCCAGGTGGGTGTGAGCTGCAAAGTCAAAATGCCATGGCAGGAGGCCAGGGTACAGCAGGACCCTGGGAAGGACAGGCTGAcagggcagctggggagaggaagaagagatggGAAACAGGAATGTGAATAGGGGAGTAAGATGAAGGCAGAGCCTAGCCTCGTGCttgcagcaggtgctgggaaTGTTGAGGAGTATCCCTGGGGATGCAGGGGGTTGGGCAGCCCCTGGAGGGAACAGGGGCTGGAATGGGTTCCCCCATGAGGTGGAGCACACAGAGGACTGGGCAGCAGTCTGGGGCAGcagtcactgctggggtgagaGTGTCTGGCACCTGTCCCCACAGGCCTACGTGAACCGGTTCAAGTTCCAGAGCATCACTGCAGACGACACCCTCGAGTTCTTCCTGGAGTACTTCCCAGAGCTGAAGGAGAAAGGCGTGGACTCCATCCCAGGTCAGCACAGCGCCATCCTGGCCAGGGAACAGGGGCTGCCACTTTCCAGCCCCGCTCCtgcaggtgccagagcagcccctgtcccctggagcctttggtttgtgttttactggagatgctgctgccagcccagctctgtcgGAGCAGGCACGGACAGCACTGGCCAGCTGGGATCAGGCCCAGGCTTGGGCATGTGCCAGCTCAGCCTGATCAGTCCCTGCTCTACACTTGGGTGCTGTTTCATGGACTGTCCGTGACTCAGCCTGGTGAGTCTGGTGAGCACTgggatcaggcccagccagcacTCTGGGCTTGGCCCAGCCTTGCTGGAGATCCAGGCTTGGCAGGAGCTTTCCATGCTGGAGCTCATCCCActggtggtgctggggctgATACCCACAAGCACAGCCTGAGCCCATGTGTCTGATGGCCCCACCCCATTAGTTTGTGGTGGTCACCATCCTCGGGCAGgtttggtggcactgggaggaggtggggagctttgggcagcagcagctgctgtggggctcaggactctgttcccagctctccctcctgcctcGCTGCAGGGTTTGAATTTGACCGCTGGCTGAACACGCCGGGCTGGCCGCCCTACCTGCCTGACCTGTCACCGGGGCAGCAGCTGATGAGGCCggcagaggagctggcagagctctgggcagctgaCAGCTTGAACATGGAGGCGATTGAAGCCGTGGACATCATGGGCTGGAGGACGTACCAGCTGGTCTATTTCCTGGATCAGGTCCTGCAGAAATCCCCCCTGCCTGAAGGTGAGTGCCAGGGCACTCCCAGGGCTCCGGTGGCCAGAGGAGACACAGGGTGATGTGCCCAAGTCCAGCCAGTTGGCCGGGGATGTGAGGGCACATCGGGGGGACACTCGGGTGTGTGGCCATCAGCCCCTCTCCAACTGCTCTGTGGGTCCTGGTTCCAGGGAAGCCTCAGTTGGTGTGGTGGAGGATGGAGAGCCAGGAGAAGCATGTCCCCAGATTTATGGGGACATGTGCAGTGCTGTtgtccccaggctggctctgctgggctgttGTGTCCCCATGTCACTGCAACTCTCCTTGCCCTCTTTGCAGAGGAAACTCCCCCCACTTTGTGCTGGCACCCTGAGCCACCAGCACGCAGCCCTGAAGggctgcccagcctgggcaaGGGACTGtcctgcccagagccagcaAGTGCCTGGGGTGCTCcagagctgggggtggggggcactTGGGCAGGGGCCAGGGCTGAGCCGAGGCCGGGAGGATCCCAGAGAatttgcagcacagctgggatggaCTCACAGggttccctgggagcaggggctgggagctgggtcAGAGCCCTGTGGGGGATGGTGACTGCTCCCCTCTCACAGGAAATGTGAAAAGGCTGAGCAAGATGTACCCCAAGATCTCCAAGGCCCAGAACGCTGAGCTGCGACTGCGCTGGTGCCAGATTGTCCTCAAGAACAACCTGGAGGCTGAGTACAGCAAAGTCAAGGACTTCCTGCACAGCCAGGTTTGTCCCTGGGCACTGGTGGCAGGGGTTGGCTCTTGCTTTTGATAATCCCACAGGatggtttggtttgggaagggaccttaaagctcattttaTTCCACCgcatgccatgggcagggacaccttccactagaccaggtggctccaagccccatccaacctggccttggacacttccagggctgtgccagggcctcaccatcctcacagggaagaatttcttgtcaatatcccatctaaccctgccctctgacagtgggaagccattcccccttgtcctgtcactccaaagtccctctccagctctcttggcactggaaggggctctgaggtctccctggaaccttctcttctccaggtgaacaccctaactctcccagcctggccccagagcagaggtgctccagccctcagagcagctccatggacTCCCCTGGACCTGCTCTGTCCATGTGTGTCTTGTGCTGGAGACTCCAGAGCTGGATACAGTGCTCCAGTGTTGGGGTCTTATGAGAGGGCAGAATTTCCCCCTCACCTGCTGCCTACACTGCTGGGGATGAGCCTAGGCCACAGTTGGCtttccaggctgggagagcccaTGGCCAGGTCACACCTAATTTGTCACCCAAGTCCTTCTCTGAAGGGCTGCtctgacccaggtgcaggatcctGCATTTGgccttgctgaacttcatgagCTTCTCAGGgtctgctccttctccagggTTCAGGtgttctcccctccccaggtgcTGCGGTGCCAAGGGCTGCTCACGGCAACATTCCGCAGCCTGTCCCATTTGCCATGTGCTCAGTGCCTCGCTAAGGGCAGGGCGATGCCGGGGACAGGGGGAATGGGGCCGTCACCgctggggccggggcggggTCGGGCCCTCACTGCGCCGTGTCTCCGCAGGGCAAGCAGAAGTACACGCTGCCCCTGTACCGCGCCATGTGGGGTGGCTCCGAGGCCACGCGGGCCCTGGCCATGGAGACCTTCTCTGCCACGGCCCCCCAGCTCCACGTCAACGTGCAGAACTACGTCAAGAAGATCCTGGGCTTGGGGGGGGCTGAGGCCTGaggcagcctgggctctgccccCTCCGCCAGTGTTCCTGCTGGCAGGACCTCAGTGCCTCCCTCTCACATTTCCTTattaaaatgtgtaattttttctctgtgttcttcCTGTTCCCAGTGAGCCATTGGCCACCTTAGAGTGACTCCCTgccccactgccagccctgctctggggacttggggtgctgctggcttCTCCTGGTGCTGGCACTGGAGGGCTGGGCTTGGCCTTagtgcctgcagggctgcagcaggtcCTGGCCCTGATCCGTACTGCTCCTTGCTaggctcctgcccagctgtcaCAGGTgtgacagtggggacatggaGAGCTGGTGCAGTGTGGCAAAGCTGGGACCTCCTGGCTCCAGTGCCCTGACATGCTGCTCCAGAGGAGCTAGGGATTGCTTCTCCACCTTGCTTTTTGCCACCACGCTGGGGCTCACACTGGGTTGGAGGAAAGGGGTGCTCATGCTCTCCCACCAGCAAGTCCCAAGAACTTTAATGAGCCAGTGGGGCCTGCATGTGGCAGAGACTGTAGGAATAAGACAAAGCTGGACAGCCACAATGTTCTTTATTCCTTACCAAATGCAGGGATATGACTGCACAAATTCCAGTACAGAActgcccaaggctgcaggaGCATCAGTAACCTGAGAGCCTGCTGGCCATATTGATAACAAGGTGGTGATAACAAGAGCATCTAACTGCCCTGGGAAGCTCATGTGTACCCCACAGTCTCCCATCCTGCAATCTCCTAGGAAACTGGGGGGTGTGCTGTCAGAGAGGTGCACGGTCCCAGCACTTGCACAACAGCAGCCCAGAGGTAAATCTCAATGGGCTACAAGTGTTCACAGTAAATCTCTGACCCAGCACTGTGGTTCCCTACAGCCATGACTGAGCCCAACCCCCCGCAAAGCCAAGACCCTGCAGTGCCCGCTGCTCAGGGGGTGCGGAGGTTGTGCATTTCCTCACAAGTG from Vidua chalybeata isolate OUT-0048 chromosome 24, bVidCha1 merged haplotype, whole genome shotgun sequence encodes:
- the RNPEP gene encoding aminopeptidase B translates to MAAPVEDVSAVRARAPVRDAASASSAGPWSLRHLHLELRVSFAAAGAGRLRGRARLELRCERDGADGAELRLDAHPALAVSRAALLPPPGGPGDAAGQALPVESRPFASYGSALHITLPQAPRAGQLLTLLIDYEAGEGPGVCWLSPEQTAGKQKPYMYTQGQAVLNRSFFPCFDTPSVKFTYSATVKVPEGFTAVMSATSWEKQKDNTFVFKMSQPIPSYLIALVVGDIVSADVGPRSRVWAEPCLIEAAKKEYDGVIEEFLVVGEKLFGPYVWGRYDILFMPPSFPFGGMENPCLTFVTPCLLAGDRSLVDVIIHEISHSWFGNLVTNATWGEFWLNEGFTMYAQRRISTEVYGLPYTCLEAATGRALLRQHMDATGEEHPLNKLRVVIEPGVNPDDTYNETPYEKGYCFVSYLAHLVGNQSKFDAFLQAYVNRFKFQSITADDTLEFFLEYFPELKEKGVDSIPGFEFDRWLNTPGWPPYLPDLSPGQQLMRPAEELAELWAADSLNMEAIEAVDIMGWRTYQLVYFLDQVLQKSPLPEGNVKRLSKMYPKISKAQNAELRLRWCQIVLKNNLEAEYSKVKDFLHSQGKQKYTLPLYRAMWGGSEATRALAMETFSATAPQLHVNVQNYVKKILGLGGAEA